Proteins co-encoded in one Xiphophorus couchianus chromosome 3, X_couchianus-1.0, whole genome shotgun sequence genomic window:
- the tubb5 gene encoding tubulin beta-5 chain produces the protein MREIVHIQAGQCGNQIGAKFWEVISDEHGIDPTGTYHGDSDLQLDRISVYYNEATGGKYVPRAILVDLEPGTMDSVRSGPFGQIFRPDNFVFGQSGAGNNWAKGHYTEGAELVDSVLDVVRKESESCDCLQGFQLTHSLGGGTGSGMGTLLISKIREEYPDRIMNTFSVVPSPKVSDTVVEPYNATLSVHQLVENTDETYCIDNEALYDICFRTLKLTTPTYGDLNHLVSATMSGVTTCLRFPGQLNADLRKLAVNMVPFPRLHFFMPGFAPLTSRGSQQYRALTVPELTQQVFDAKNMMAACDPRHGRYLTVAAVFRGRMSMKEVDEQMLNVQNKNSSYFVEWIPNNVKTAVCDIPPRGLKMAVTFIGNSTAIQELFKRISEQFTAMFRRKAFLHWYTGEGMDEMEFTEAESNMNDLVSEYQQYQDATAEEEGEFEEEAEEDA, from the exons ATGAGGGAAATTGTGCACATCCAGGCCGGCCAGTGCGGTAACCAGATCGGTGCCAAG TTCTGGGAAGTGATCAGCGACGAGCACGGCATTGATCCCACAGGCACTTACCATGGAGACAGTGACCTGCAGCTGGACAGGATCAGCGTCTACTACAATGAAGCCACAG GAGGTAAATATGTGCCGAGAGCCATTCTCGTGGATCTGGAGCCTGGAACTATGGACTCTGTGAGGTCTGGGCCCTTTGGACAAATCTTCAGACCTGACAATTTTGTATTTG GCCAAAGCGGTGCTGGAAACAACTGGGCCAAAGGTCACTACACAGAAGGAGCCGAGTTGGTGGACTCTGTTCTGGATGTGGTCCGCAAGGAGTCAGAAAGCTGCGACTGCCTGCAGGGCTTCCAGCTTACCCACTCTCTTGGTGGGGGAACAGGATCTGGAATGGGAACCCTGTTGATCAGCAAGATTCGTGAGGAGTACCCCGATCGGATCATGAACACCTTCAGTGTGGTGCCTTCCCCCAAG gtttcagacACAGTGGTTGAGCCGTACAATGCTACCCTGTCAGTCCACCAGCTGGTAGAGAACACAGACGAAACTTACTGCATTGACAACGAGGCCCTGTATGACATCTGCTTCCGCACCCTGAAACTGACCACACCCACCTATGGTGACCTTAACCACCTGGTGTCCGCCACCATGAGCGGCGTCACCACCTGCCTGCGATTCCCCGGCCAGCTCAATGCTGATCTCCGCAAACTGGCCGTCAACATGGTGCCTTTCCCTCGTCTGCACTTCTTCATGCCTGGTTTTGCTCCCCTCACCAGCAGGGGCAGCCAGCAGTACCGTGCCCTGACGGTTCCAGAGCTCACCCAGCAGGTGTTCGACGCAAAGAACATGATGGCTGCTTGCGACCCACGCCACGGCCGCTACCTAACAGTGGCCGCCGTGTTCCGCGGTCGCATGTCCATGAAAGAAGTGGACGAACAGAtgctaaatgtgcaaaacaagaACAGCAGCTACTTCGTCGAGTGGATCCCCAATAATGTGAAAACCGCCGTCTGTGATATCCCACCACGTGGTCTTAAGATGGCCGTGACCTTCATTGGCAACAGCACTGCCATCCAGGAGCTATTCAAGCGCATCTCTGAGCAGTTTACAGCCATGTTCCGGCGCAAGGCCTTCCTCCACTGGTACACAGGTGAAGGTATGGATGAGATGGAGTTCACCGAGGCAGAGAGCAACATGAACGACTTGGTGTCAGAGTACCAGCAGTACCAGGATGCCACTGCTGAGGAGGAGGGTGAGTTTGAGGAGGAGGCCGAAGAGGATGCCTGA
- the flot1b gene encoding flotillin-1b, whose product MFYTCGPNEAMVVSGCGRSPPLMIAGGRVFVIPCIQQIQRITLNTLTLNVKSDKVYTRHGVPISVTGIAQVKIQGQNKEMLATACQMFMGKSEAEVAQIALETLEGHQRAIIAHLTVEEIYQDRKKFSEQVFKVASSDLVNMGIGVVSYTLKDVHDDQDYLHSLGKARTAQVQRDARIGEAQYKRDAVIREAHAMQEKVSAQYKNEIEMAKAQRDFELKKAAYDIEVNSKKAESEMAYQLQVAKTKQRIEEEKMQIQVVERTQQITLQDQEISRKEKELEAKVKKPAEAEKYRMEKLAEAQRLQLIMEAEAEAESIKMRGDAEAFAVEAKGRAEAEQMAKKAEAFKQYKDGAMVDMLLEKLPLMAEEISKPMSKAQKITMVSSGGSEVGAAKLAGEVLDIMTRLPEAVEKLTGVEISQVTSKASRVR is encoded by the exons ATGTTTTACACATGTGGACCCAATGAAGCCATGGTGGTGTCTG GCTGCGGCCGTTCTCCACCTCTGATGATTGCTGGAGGAAGAGTGTTTGTCATCCCGTGTATCCAGCAGATCCAGAG AATCACACTCAACACCCTGACTCTGAACGTGAAAAGTGATAAAGTCTACACTCGTCATGGCGTCCCTATCTCGGTCACTGGCATCGCACAG GTGAAGATTCAGGGTCAGAACAAGGAGATGCTGGCCACCGCCTGTCAGATGTTCATGGGGAAGTCTGAGGCTGAGGTCGCTCAGATCGCTCTGGAGACCCTGGAGGGCCACCAGAGAGCCATCATCGCTCATCTGACTGTCGAG GAGATCTACCAGGATCGTAAGAAGTTCTCTGAGCAGGTGTTCAAGGTGGCCTCCTCCGACCTGGTCAACATGGGCATCGGTGTGGTCAGCTACACCCTGAAAGACGTCCACGATGATCAG GATTACCTTCACTCTCTGGGAAAAGCCCGGACAGCCCAGGTCCAGAGAGACGCGAGGATCGGAGAGGCTCAGTATAAACGTGATGCTGTTATCAGG GAGGCTCATGCAATGCAGGAAAAGGTTTCTGCGCAGTACAAGAACGAGATCGAAATGGCGAAAGCTCAGAGAGACTTTGAGCTGAAGAAAGCAGCCTACGACATCGAGGTCAACTCCAAGAAGGCCGAGTCAGAGATGGCCTACCAGCTTCAG GTGGCCAAGACCAAGCAGCGCATCGAGGAGGAGAAGATGCAGATTCAGGTGGTGGAGCGAACGCAGCAGATCACGCTGCAGGACCAGGAAATCTCCCGCAAAGAGAAGGAGCTGGAGGCCAAAGTTAAGAAACCTGCAGAAGCTGAGAAATACCGGATGGAGAAGTTAGCTGAGGCGCAGCG CCTGCAGCTCATCATGGAGGCTGAAGCTGAGGCCGAGTCGATTAAG ATGAGAGGCGACGCCGAGGCTTTCGCTGTGGAGGCTAAAGGTCGCGCTGAGGCAGAGCAGATGGCCAAAAAGGCCGAGGCCTTTAAGCAGTACAAAGATGGAGCCATGGTGGACATGCTGCTGGAGAAACTTCCTCTG ATGGCTGAGGAGATCAGCAAGCCGATGTCGAAGGCACAGAAGATCACCATGGTGTCCAGCGGCGGCTCAGAGGTGGGAGCCGCCAAACTGGCTGGGGAGGTTCTGGACATCATGACCCGGCTGCCAGAGGCTGTGGAAAAACTCACAGGAGTTGAAATCTCACAG GTCACTTCGAAGGCGTCCCGTGTGCGTTAG